Proteins from a genomic interval of Methanofollis formosanus:
- a CDS encoding MarC family protein yields MTTQLPLLDLFLIIFIGMGPVKVLLVYMALTRGAGPEVRRKVAGKTVGTATLIAIFLLLAGSLMMRVLHFSRGALAVAGGLILLVLALRMVLAGGENEDLGPVSEERLMEMAIYPMAIPLLLNPIGIVALTVFSGEATALSHLLLLSGMVLGVAVIDYGIFLSSHALARHLTHERVLVLEKVLGIFLAALAVQLIFGGVLDVFGGVPG; encoded by the coding sequence ATGACGACCCAACTCCCCCTTCTCGACCTCTTTCTCATCATCTTCATCGGCATGGGGCCGGTCAAGGTGCTGCTCGTGTACATGGCCCTTACCAGGGGCGCCGGTCCCGAGGTCAGGCGAAAGGTCGCCGGAAAAACGGTCGGCACCGCTACGCTCATCGCGATCTTTCTTCTCCTCGCGGGATCGCTCATGATGCGGGTCCTGCATTTCTCCCGCGGTGCGCTCGCCGTCGCCGGGGGCCTGATCCTGCTGGTCCTCGCCCTGCGCATGGTGCTTGCCGGCGGGGAGAACGAAGACCTCGGCCCGGTGAGCGAGGAGCGCCTCATGGAGATGGCCATTTACCCCATGGCCATCCCGCTCCTCCTCAACCCGATCGGCATCGTGGCCCTGACCGTCTTCTCCGGCGAGGCGACAGCCCTCTCCCATCTGCTCCTCCTCTCCGGGATGGTGCTCGGTGTCGCGGTCATCGACTACGGGATCTTCCTCAGTTCCCATGCTCTGGCCCGGCACCTCACCCATGAACGGGTGCTGGTGCTCGAGAAGGTGCTGGGGATCTTCCTCGCGGCGCTCGCGGTGCAACTCATCTTCGGTGGAGTGCTTGATGTCTTCGGCGGGGTGCCGGGGTGA
- a CDS encoding AI-2E family transporter — protein MTGDADLSSLAHLIIIVAVLTAGVHLAAALVNPVLVAFVLSIFATPVVHRLEAKGVPGWVAVLVCIGGIVGVSLALIAFLSTSVIQLDRAVPAYQDLLKTQTAGLQAVLAGWGIDLNLQPPASPGDGTFVPPLETILAGLTVLVIDFLVIIIVTVFMLLEVSGITEEKKTEASVVDHLIRFGENLNGYVAAKFRASLATGFVTSALFLALGIETPFLWGLLIFLLSFIPFLGLPIASVPPIGLAWLQHGLGGALVVLVGIAVVDVVARKVFIADPAERRLGLSPLVIVLSVFFWTWVLGVPGLFLAVPLTLMAKAALEFSEETRWIAGLLGPAE, from the coding sequence ATGACCGGGGACGCCGATCTCTCGTCGCTCGCCCACCTCATCATCATCGTGGCCGTCCTGACGGCTGGCGTGCACCTCGCCGCCGCCCTGGTGAACCCGGTCCTCGTCGCCTTCGTCCTCTCCATCTTCGCCACACCGGTCGTCCACCGCCTCGAGGCAAAGGGTGTGCCCGGATGGGTGGCCGTGCTCGTCTGCATCGGAGGGATCGTCGGCGTCAGTCTGGCCCTCATCGCCTTTCTGAGCACCTCGGTCATCCAGTTGGACCGGGCGGTGCCCGCCTACCAGGACCTCCTGAAGACCCAGACCGCCGGGCTTCAGGCGGTGCTCGCCGGATGGGGGATCGACCTCAACCTTCAGCCCCCCGCCTCGCCAGGAGACGGGACGTTCGTCCCACCCCTGGAGACGATCCTCGCCGGGCTCACGGTGCTGGTGATCGATTTCCTGGTGATCATCATCGTCACCGTCTTCATGCTCCTCGAGGTCTCCGGAATCACCGAAGAGAAAAAGACCGAGGCGTCGGTCGTGGACCACCTCATCAGGTTCGGCGAGAACCTGAACGGCTACGTGGCCGCGAAGTTCAGGGCAAGTCTGGCGACTGGCTTCGTCACGTCCGCTCTTTTTCTGGCCCTCGGGATCGAGACGCCGTTCCTGTGGGGACTGCTCATCTTTCTGCTGAGTTTCATCCCATTCCTCGGACTTCCCATCGCCTCCGTCCCTCCCATAGGCCTGGCATGGCTGCAGCACGGCCTGGGTGGGGCACTCGTCGTCCTGGTCGGGATCGCCGTCGTCGACGTTGTCGCCAGGAAGGTGTTCATCGCCGACCCCGCCGAACGGCGCCTCGGTCTCTCGCCGCTCGTCATCGTCCTCTCGGTCTTCTTCTGGACCTGGGTGCTGGGCGTCCCCGGCCTCTTTCTGGCGGTCCCGCTCACGCTGATGGCGAAGGCCGCGCTGGAGTTCTCGGAGGAGACGCGGTGGATTGCCGGACTCCTCGGGCCCGCTGAATAA
- a CDS encoding DMT family transporter: MDQRTIAYLAAVLNASFIGLSFLFVKESLDSAEPFTTLAFRFTLSLLVMLALVAVGVISVRLPRTGLRDLLILLLAQPVLFFSLQAFGLLSISSSEAGIISAFTPVCVGILGLAILGERVNAKQFVCFFVSIAGIVYLFLMEGTGEAGVSMTGLVLTVLSVFATSLYIVMGRRLSRTIDPVSLTFLMMLCGCVVFLAAAVGCEGLDLDGTLVLLGSTDFLVEILYLALFTSVATSFLAMYSLKELEAARVGIIQNLSVVVSVVAGVLVLQETFLSYHAVASLLIIAGVVLANYYADPEKDE; the protein is encoded by the coding sequence ATGGATCAGAGGACGATCGCGTACCTGGCAGCCGTCTTGAATGCCTCCTTTATCGGCCTGAGTTTTCTCTTCGTCAAGGAGTCCCTCGACTCTGCCGAACCGTTCACGACGCTTGCCTTCCGATTTACGCTTTCGTTGCTGGTGATGCTGGCCCTGGTCGCCGTCGGGGTGATCAGCGTGCGCCTCCCCCGGACCGGGCTCCGCGATCTTCTGATCCTCCTTCTTGCCCAACCGGTCCTCTTCTTCTCGTTGCAGGCCTTCGGTCTCCTCTCGATCTCGTCGTCGGAGGCCGGGATCATCTCGGCTTTCACGCCGGTCTGTGTGGGGATCCTCGGCCTCGCGATCCTGGGCGAGCGGGTCAATGCAAAACAGTTCGTCTGCTTTTTCGTCTCCATTGCGGGGATCGTCTACCTCTTCCTGATGGAAGGGACCGGGGAGGCCGGGGTCAGTATGACGGGCCTGGTCCTGACCGTCCTCTCGGTCTTTGCGACCTCGCTGTACATCGTGATGGGCCGGCGCCTCTCGCGCACCATCGACCCCGTGAGCCTCACCTTTCTCATGATGCTCTGCGGGTGCGTGGTCTTTCTCGCTGCGGCGGTAGGGTGCGAGGGCCTGGACCTCGACGGCACGCTCGTGCTGCTCGGGAGTACCGATTTTCTCGTCGAGATCCTGTACCTCGCCCTCTTCACCTCGGTCGCGACCTCGTTCCTCGCGATGTACAGCCTGAAAGAACTGGAAGCGGCGCGGGTGGGGATCATCCAGAACCTCTCGGTCGTGGTCTCGGTGGTTGCCGGGGTGCTCGTGCTGCAGGAGACGTTCCTCTCTTACCATGCGGTTGCGAGTCTCCTGATCATCGCCGGGGTGGTGCTCGCGAACTATTATGCCGACCCTGAGAAGGATGAGTAG
- a CDS encoding STAS/SEC14 domain-containing protein — translation MIEELPEGAGNVLGFRISGEVTDEDYTEVFIPALYEAIERYGTIRILIDIVDFKGEDFGAMLEDIRQDSKVLFIEREAIVGGEEWERRLTAVQPFFFLFPDTDVRFFRENQRRAAWDWIRERMRVR, via the coding sequence ATGATTGAAGAACTGCCGGAAGGGGCGGGAAATGTGCTCGGGTTCAGGATCAGCGGCGAAGTCACCGATGAGGACTACACCGAGGTGTTCATTCCGGCACTGTACGAGGCGATCGAGCGGTACGGTACCATTCGCATCCTCATCGATATCGTCGACTTCAAGGGCGAGGACTTCGGGGCGATGCTCGAGGACATCAGGCAGGACTCGAAGGTCCTCTTTATCGAGAGGGAGGCGATCGTCGGCGGGGAGGAATGGGAGAGGAGACTGACCGCGGTCCAACCGTTCTTTTTTCTCTTTCCCGATACCGACGTCAGGTTCTTCAGGGAAAATCAAAGACGGGCGGCATGGGACTGGATACGCGAGAGGATGAGGGTGCGGTAG
- a CDS encoding NifB/NifX family molybdenum-iron cluster-binding protein, with amino-acid sequence MKLAIAQDGEIVSAHFGHCESYAIFEVEDGNLARQADLLSPGHEPGRLPAFLAENDVKAVIAGGMGPRAVDLFHMNGIEVFLGIAGEIDAVAAAYAAGDLASGESTCTHGEEGHENCEGHE; translated from the coding sequence ATGAAACTCGCAATTGCACAGGACGGAGAGATCGTCTCGGCGCATTTCGGACACTGTGAGAGCTACGCGATCTTTGAGGTTGAAGACGGGAACCTCGCCAGGCAGGCCGACCTCCTCAGCCCCGGCCATGAGCCCGGGCGTCTCCCGGCTTTCCTCGCCGAGAACGATGTCAAAGCCGTCATCGCCGGCGGGATGGGCCCGCGGGCCGTCGACCTCTTCCATATGAACGGGATCGAGGTCTTCCTCGGGATCGCCGGGGAGATCGACGCCGTAGCCGCGGCGTACGCCGCCGGCGACCTTGCCTCAGGGGAGAGCACCTGCACCCACGGCGAAGAGGGACACGAAAACTGTGAGGGACACGAATGA
- a CDS encoding NifB/NifX family molybdenum-iron cluster-binding protein, with protein MIVCITAKGEGADAAVEPRFGRAPYFVFADTEAGTFVSVKNELVDAAGGVGPRSAQVLVDHGATILVTGQMGGNAATALKAAGIKAYSFGDAATVAQALEKYTQGGLSEIL; from the coding sequence ATGATCGTCTGCATCACCGCGAAGGGTGAGGGCGCTGACGCCGCGGTCGAACCCAGGTTCGGGCGGGCGCCGTACTTCGTCTTCGCCGACACCGAGGCTGGAACCTTTGTCTCGGTCAAGAACGAACTCGTCGATGCCGCCGGCGGGGTCGGCCCGCGTTCCGCCCAAGTGCTCGTCGACCACGGCGCCACGATCCTGGTCACCGGGCAGATGGGAGGCAATGCCGCCACCGCTCTCAAGGCGGCCGGGATCAAGGCCTACAGCTTCGGGGACGCGGCGACCGTGGCTCAGGCCCTTGAGAAATATACGCAGGGCGGTCTCTCAGAGATCCTCTGA
- a CDS encoding P-loop NTPase → MKIVVASGKGGTGKTTVSANLAYALARRGGVTLVDCDVEEPNLHLFFPGESEKKGVPVPVPAIDPERCTLCGECGHFCRYGALTVLKDRVLFFAELCHSCGGCTLVCPAAAITEVGREVGVVETSHPLPGLTLVSGVMHEGEVLAPKVVAAAKEAAGDEGRIVYDASPGVACPVIETLEGTDFCILVTESTPFGLHDLDLAVQAAAALGIPAGVVINRSDGEDEAALAFCHEHDLPVLMTIAFDREVAAVQNRGGLIARDLPGWEERFAGLWDEVAGRCEVKA, encoded by the coding sequence ATGAAGATCGTGGTAGCCAGCGGGAAAGGAGGGACCGGGAAGACCACGGTCTCGGCAAACCTTGCCTACGCCCTCGCACGACGGGGCGGGGTGACCCTCGTCGACTGCGACGTGGAAGAGCCCAACCTCCATCTCTTCTTTCCCGGAGAAAGCGAGAAGAAGGGAGTACCGGTCCCGGTCCCCGCGATCGATCCCGAACGCTGCACTCTCTGCGGGGAGTGCGGGCATTTCTGCCGGTACGGGGCGCTCACCGTCCTCAAGGACCGCGTCCTCTTCTTCGCCGAACTATGCCATTCGTGCGGTGGATGCACCCTCGTCTGTCCGGCCGCCGCCATCACCGAGGTCGGCCGGGAGGTCGGCGTGGTCGAGACCTCGCATCCTCTCCCCGGCCTCACCCTAGTCTCGGGCGTGATGCACGAGGGCGAGGTCCTGGCACCGAAGGTCGTCGCCGCCGCCAAGGAGGCGGCCGGTGACGAGGGACGGATCGTCTACGACGCCTCGCCGGGCGTCGCCTGTCCGGTGATCGAGACCCTGGAAGGAACTGACTTCTGTATCCTGGTCACCGAGTCGACGCCCTTCGGTCTCCACGACCTCGACCTCGCGGTGCAGGCGGCCGCGGCCCTCGGGATTCCGGCCGGTGTGGTGATCAACCGGAGCGACGGCGAGGACGAAGCGGCCCTCGCCTTCTGCCACGAGCACGACCTCCCGGTCCTGATGACCATCGCTTTCGACCGCGAGGTCGCGGCGGTCCAGAACCGCGGCGGGCTCATCGCCCGCGATCTCCCGGGGTGGGAGGAGCGGTTCGCCGGGCTCTGGGACGAGGTCGCCGGACGCTGTGAGGTGAAGGCATGA
- a CDS encoding ATP-binding protein, which produces MIRLAVISGKGGTGKTMVAAALADLFATGQVLADCDVEAANLGLLLGGDLIGSEPFMGLEKAEIDHEVCLFCGRCEAACRFDAIHEEAKEYYVDPLKCEGCGVCVHVCPAKAVTMRPYQAGEVLASSTLRGHLSHARLYPGSGNSGLLVHEVRKQAERMAGESRLLLADGPPGIGCPLISTVSGMDAVVAVTEPGLSALHDLKRVVNVSRRFGVRIFVVINRFDLEPGVCQEIEDFCEDEGLLLLGKVPFDPAVVAAVRRGVPVTSADSPASEALVRIKEKLAGEFGLDG; this is translated from the coding sequence ATGATCCGACTTGCCGTGATCAGCGGGAAGGGCGGGACCGGGAAGACGATGGTCGCCGCCGCCCTTGCCGATCTCTTTGCGACCGGGCAGGTGCTCGCCGACTGCGATGTGGAGGCCGCCAACCTCGGCCTCCTCCTCGGCGGCGATCTGATCGGTTCCGAACCCTTCATGGGTCTTGAGAAGGCCGAGATCGACCATGAGGTCTGTCTCTTCTGCGGACGGTGCGAGGCCGCGTGCCGCTTCGACGCGATCCACGAAGAGGCGAAGGAGTATTACGTCGACCCCCTCAAGTGCGAGGGGTGCGGCGTCTGCGTCCATGTCTGCCCTGCCAAAGCGGTGACGATGCGCCCGTACCAGGCCGGCGAGGTGCTCGCCTCCTCGACCCTCCGCGGCCATCTCTCCCATGCCAGGCTGTACCCGGGCTCGGGCAACTCGGGTTTGCTCGTCCATGAAGTGAGAAAACAGGCCGAGCGGATGGCCGGCGAGAGTCGGCTTCTCCTTGCCGACGGTCCGCCGGGAATCGGGTGCCCGCTCATCTCGACGGTCAGCGGGATGGACGCCGTGGTGGCCGTTACCGAGCCCGGGCTCTCGGCCCTCCACGATCTCAAGCGGGTCGTCAACGTCTCCCGGCGTTTCGGCGTGCGGATCTTTGTGGTCATCAACCGTTTTGATCTCGAACCGGGCGTCTGCCAGGAGATTGAAGATTTCTGCGAGGACGAAGGACTGCTCCTCCTCGGCAAGGTGCCCTTCGACCCGGCGGTGGTGGCCGCGGTGCGCCGGGGTGTGCCGGTCACCTCCGCCGACTCACCGGCGTCAGAGGCCCTTGTGCGGATCAAAGAGAAACTTGCCGGGGAGTTCGGTCTGGATGGATGA
- a CDS encoding DUF134 domain-containing protein, with translation MDDSGEGRWCGRGRGRPRAQRMIRGGASFRCFGPLCGRPGEVVLLLPEEVEALRLVDLEGLDQTAAAEAVGVSRKTLWRDLHEARRKVADALVHGKAIRIAGCGRSQGEGCPGVDGPEE, from the coding sequence ATGGATGACAGTGGAGAGGGCCGGTGGTGCGGCCGTGGACGGGGACGGCCCAGGGCCCAGCGGATGATCCGGGGGGGCGCTTCGTTCCGGTGTTTCGGCCCCCTCTGCGGACGGCCTGGGGAGGTCGTCCTCCTCCTGCCCGAGGAGGTGGAGGCTCTCAGGCTCGTCGACCTCGAAGGACTGGACCAGACGGCGGCGGCCGAAGCGGTCGGCGTCTCGAGAAAGACCCTCTGGCGCGACCTCCACGAGGCCAGACGCAAAGTCGCCGACGCCCTCGTCCACGGCAAGGCGATCCGGATCGCCGGATGCGGACGGAGCCAGGGGGAGGGGTGTCCCGGAGTGGACGGCCCTGAAGAGTGA
- a CDS encoding M24 family metallopeptidase produces MDKLDDALAATECSAYLLYASSADADFRYLTGFQVSDPLLYLKKRGEAGMLVVPQMEYERAATESSAVPVTRAESGFLKFLDEEKDPWRALARTAVSLAGGGRVMVPKAFPYWLGKLLEEQTGVVADEHGVVRSMRAVKTSRELAAIRAAQQATETAMDVGISMIRRSTPKNGVLYFDDAPLTSGRVRTAMHAYLMERGYTARDTIVSCGKETAMPHRQGDGPLLENEPVVIDLFPQHDATGYHADMTRTVVKGEPSPEIAEMHAAVCEAVDLGESLIVAGVEGSAVHNAVVALFKEKGYESENKGFIHSLGHGVGLDVHEGPSLSPSGGPLEAGNVVTVEPGLYYPGIGGVRVENMGAVTQSGFDRFTAYTRDLIL; encoded by the coding sequence ATGGATAAACTGGACGATGCTCTTGCTGCCACCGAATGTTCGGCATATCTGCTCTATGCCTCCTCGGCGGACGCGGACTTCAGGTACCTCACCGGGTTCCAGGTCTCCGACCCCCTCCTGTACCTGAAGAAAAGAGGCGAGGCCGGGATGCTCGTCGTCCCCCAGATGGAGTACGAACGGGCGGCCACCGAGTCCTCGGCCGTCCCGGTGACCAGGGCCGAGTCGGGCTTTCTGAAATTCCTGGACGAGGAGAAAGATCCGTGGCGGGCCCTCGCCCGCACCGCCGTCTCCCTTGCCGGCGGGGGCCGGGTCATGGTCCCGAAGGCCTTCCCGTACTGGCTCGGCAAACTCCTCGAGGAGCAGACCGGGGTCGTCGCCGACGAGCACGGCGTGGTCCGCTCGATGCGGGCCGTCAAGACTTCCCGAGAACTCGCCGCGATCAGGGCCGCCCAGCAGGCGACCGAGACGGCGATGGACGTCGGGATCTCGATGATCAGGCGGTCGACCCCGAAGAACGGGGTACTCTACTTCGACGACGCCCCGCTCACCTCAGGCCGCGTGCGGACGGCGATGCACGCCTACCTGATGGAACGCGGGTACACCGCGAGAGACACCATTGTCTCCTGCGGGAAGGAGACAGCGATGCCCCACCGCCAGGGCGACGGCCCGCTTCTCGAGAACGAACCGGTCGTCATCGACCTCTTCCCGCAGCACGACGCGACCGGCTACCACGCCGACATGACCCGGACGGTCGTGAAAGGCGAACCCTCCCCTGAGATCGCCGAGATGCACGCCGCCGTCTGCGAGGCCGTGGACCTGGGCGAGTCCCTCATCGTCGCAGGCGTCGAAGGGTCGGCCGTCCACAACGCCGTCGTCGCCCTCTTCAAGGAAAAGGGGTACGAGAGCGAGAATAAGGGGTTCATCCACTCCCTCGGCCACGGCGTCGGGCTCGACGTCCACGAGGGCCCCTCGCTTTCTCCATCAGGCGGCCCCCTCGAGGCCGGAAACGTCGTGACCGTCGAACCCGGGCTGTACTATCCGGGCATCGGCGGGGTGCGGGTCGAAAATATGGGTGCGGTCACGCAGTCTGGCTTTGACCGCTTTACCGCCTACACACGGGATCTGATCTTATGA
- the map gene encoding type II methionyl aminopeptidase, with the protein MSDEEMEYYLEAGRLAHTILHDGEKMVTVGASVLEVVEAMEGKILDAGAQIAFPLNLSLNADAAHDTASDGDERLFAEGDLVKLDLGVAVEGCIADTALSVDLGGHADLVEASRAALDRAIDLVRPGVTTGEIGAAIQAEIESRGFQPVANLTGHGLAPYSIHTDPTIPNIGIQGGAVLEEGMAIAIEPFATTGSGRVSDRARIEIYQQVDVKPVRLPSAKRILSKVRDRRGMPFSRRWLPQEKIELALAGLVRQGVVYGYPVLHDVEGSFVSQAEHTLIVTADGAIVTTR; encoded by the coding sequence ATGAGCGACGAAGAAATGGAATATTATCTGGAAGCAGGTCGTCTTGCACACACGATCCTGCACGACGGCGAGAAGATGGTGACGGTCGGGGCCTCGGTCCTCGAGGTCGTCGAGGCAATGGAAGGAAAGATCCTGGACGCCGGCGCCCAGATCGCTTTCCCCCTCAACCTCTCGCTCAACGCCGACGCCGCCCACGACACCGCCTCCGACGGCGACGAACGCCTCTTTGCCGAAGGCGACCTGGTCAAACTCGACCTTGGCGTCGCCGTCGAAGGCTGCATCGCCGATACCGCCCTCTCCGTCGACCTCGGCGGCCACGCCGACCTGGTCGAGGCATCCAGGGCCGCCCTCGACCGGGCGATCGACCTGGTCAGGCCGGGCGTCACCACCGGCGAGATCGGTGCGGCGATCCAGGCCGAGATCGAGAGCAGAGGCTTTCAGCCGGTGGCAAACCTCACCGGCCACGGCCTGGCACCCTACTCGATCCACACCGACCCCACCATCCCGAACATCGGGATCCAGGGTGGTGCCGTCCTCGAAGAAGGCATGGCCATCGCCATCGAACCCTTCGCCACCACCGGCAGCGGCCGGGTGAGCGACCGCGCCAGGATCGAGATCTACCAGCAGGTCGACGTAAAACCGGTACGCCTCCCCTCGGCAAAGCGCATCCTCTCAAAGGTGAGAGATCGGCGGGGCATGCCGTTTTCCCGCCGCTGGCTCCCGCAGGAGAAGATCGAACTCGCTCTCGCGGGGCTGGTGAGGCAGGGAGTCGTCTACGGCTACCCCGTCCTCCATGATGTGGAGGGCTCCTTCGTCTCCCAGGCCGAGCACACCCTCATCGTCACTGCAGACGGCGCCATTGTGACGACCCGATGA
- a CDS encoding ATP-binding protein produces MPCADNRDGVLRLIEHLLTAEVYNTNPQLDLDDLPPQCRTLFLPGPDAAEVKRPVVITEGLLKRAGGPSDDLLKDLVKNPFVEFDTLKLQYHLTDLHAAAVWFATHGGKEMMEKNPALAFYVGDYDSLEVKYEEVRAKNPRFADSRAYLDHKIASLTAKDEKMAEALELVIVNAPAEIEQQMDGIVCTGDQIDVIRRIRTAIENRDFLKEHNIAEVGKLLFVGPPGTGKTSLALAISHELHMPVLEVRLSMVTSQYLGETSKNIDRIFDLARSISPCILFIDEFDFVAKSRVSDDHGAMKRAVNMLLKNIDKVSLVKNGVLLIGATNHPQLLDQAAWRRFDEVVEFDLPDETMRAAILRTITRTLACECDLDAVAERTEGFSGADLKMTVKEAVLSALMDGRRTVSQQDIEGAFAQVANRSVIRGCSWG; encoded by the coding sequence ATGCCATGTGCTGACAACAGAGACGGTGTCCTCCGTCTGATAGAGCATCTGCTGACGGCTGAGGTCTACAACACCAATCCTCAGCTCGATCTGGACGACCTCCCTCCGCAGTGCCGGACCCTCTTTCTGCCCGGTCCGGACGCCGCCGAGGTGAAGCGCCCGGTCGTGATCACCGAAGGCCTGCTCAAGCGGGCGGGCGGGCCGTCGGACGACCTGCTCAAGGACCTCGTCAAAAATCCGTTCGTCGAGTTCGATACCCTCAAACTCCAGTATCATCTCACCGACCTCCATGCGGCGGCGGTCTGGTTCGCCACCCACGGCGGGAAGGAGATGATGGAGAAGAACCCGGCGCTCGCCTTCTATGTCGGGGACTACGACTCCCTTGAGGTGAAATACGAGGAGGTCAGGGCGAAGAACCCCAGGTTCGCCGACTCCAGGGCCTACCTCGACCACAAGATCGCAAGCCTCACTGCCAAGGACGAGAAGATGGCCGAGGCCCTGGAACTCGTCATCGTCAACGCCCCGGCCGAGATCGAGCAGCAGATGGACGGAATCGTCTGCACCGGGGATCAGATCGATGTGATCCGGCGGATCAGGACCGCGATCGAGAACCGGGACTTCCTCAAAGAGCATAATATCGCCGAGGTCGGCAAACTCCTCTTCGTCGGTCCACCGGGCACCGGCAAGACCTCGCTGGCGCTTGCCATCTCCCACGAGCTGCATATGCCGGTGCTGGAGGTGCGCCTCTCGATGGTCACCTCCCAGTACCTGGGCGAGACCTCCAAGAACATCGACCGGATCTTCGACCTTGCCCGGAGCATCTCCCCCTGCATCCTCTTCATCGACGAGTTCGACTTCGTGGCCAAGAGCCGCGTCTCCGACGACCACGGGGCGATGAAGCGGGCGGTGAACATGCTCCTCAAGAACATCGACAAGGTGAGTCTGGTCAAAAACGGCGTGCTTCTCATCGGGGCCACGAACCACCCGCAACTCCTCGACCAGGCGGCCTGGCGGCGGTTCGACGAGGTCGTGGAGTTCGACCTCCCCGACGAGACGATGCGGGCGGCGATCCTCAGGACGATCACCCGGACCCTTGCGTGCGAGTGCGATCTCGACGCCGTCGCCGAACGGACCGAAGGATTCTCGGGCGCCGACCTGAAGATGACCGTCAAGGAAGCGGTGCTCTCGGCCCTGATGGACGGCCGCCGCACGGTCTCCCAGCAGGATATCGAGGGGGCGTTCGCCCAGGTGGCGAACCGGAGCGTCATCCGCGGGTGTTCGTGGGGATAA
- a CDS encoding MBL fold metallo-hydrolase, with amino-acid sequence MRVTLLGTGDAIGTPKIGCSCPVCTAARATGRQRLRSATLVEIGEKQILVDTGPDLRAQLLAAGSPHIDAVIWTHGHYDHFMGYGEFYRIQKVPPVYAAPPTMEYAASVFSFLPLDKHPVEPYQPFDLFGAKVTLFPVNHPPMPTFGVRIEHEGAVLALTADTSARISRASKACLAGADLLVLDAIVPDGFTITKHMNYADALALAEELSPAEFRCTHASHLLDWDTPHLARDMEQFEL; translated from the coding sequence ATGAGAGTCACGCTGCTCGGGACAGGCGACGCCATCGGCACCCCGAAGATCGGGTGTTCCTGTCCGGTCTGCACCGCCGCCCGTGCCACCGGTCGGCAGCGTCTCCGCTCCGCCACCCTCGTCGAGATCGGGGAGAAACAGATCCTCGTCGACACCGGCCCCGACCTCCGCGCCCAACTCCTGGCCGCGGGTTCGCCCCATATCGACGCCGTCATCTGGACCCACGGCCACTACGACCACTTCATGGGCTACGGCGAATTTTACCGCATCCAGAAAGTCCCGCCGGTCTACGCCGCCCCCCCGACGATGGAGTACGCGGCCTCGGTCTTCTCCTTCCTCCCCCTCGACAAGCACCCGGTCGAGCCCTACCAGCCCTTCGACCTCTTCGGCGCGAAGGTCACGCTCTTTCCGGTCAACCACCCCCCGATGCCGACCTTCGGGGTGCGGATCGAGCACGAAGGGGCGGTGCTCGCCCTCACCGCCGACACCAGCGCCCGCATCTCCCGCGCCAGCAAAGCGTGTCTCGCCGGTGCCGACCTTCTGGTCCTGGACGCCATCGTCCCCGACGGCTTCACCATCACCAAGCACATGAACTATGCCGACGCCCTGGCCCTCGCCGAAGAACTATCGCCGGCCGAGTTTCGGTGCACCCATGCGAGCCACCTCCTCGACTGGGACACCCCGCACCTCGCGAGGGATATGGAGCAGTTCGAGCTCTGA